TTTCCCTTTCATTTAAGTCAATCCGTCAGCCTGTCAATAATGATTTATTACACCCAATGAATAAAGCAAAATTATTACATATTAAATCATAATTTCAACAGTGAATAATACGTCAAACTTGATAATAAAAGAATCCCCTTCCACAGATGAATCTTGCTTCTAAATTACAGAACGCCACCTTATTGTTATTGATAGACTTTCTGGATCTGCAGGCCAATGTTGCATCCAAACCATAGCAGAGCACTTTAGTGTCACTTAGACTATCAGGACGTTCTGAtgagaaattaaaaaatgtaactccTCTAGGAAGTCCCACCAGCTGTGTTTCCTTTAACTTCTAATTTCTAGAATGATCCCACCGGTATGGTTGATACCATAATCATATAGTATAAAATATATCAAGCCCTTCATGATATTGATTGTTAAATAGCTTGAGATTGTATGTATTGTTTATATTGAATGCACCTGCAGGTTTGATTTAAATACAAGTGCAAACAGTTGTATGAAGCGCGGCACCATCATTTCTAAACCGCAGACATCTTTAGGATACATCTGATCCAGTTTTATACACAATACGTAATTGCATGCACTGAATAGTTCTCTAATCTAGACAGTTGCACAACTAAATAAAAGGTCCTTTGAGATGGAGCCCCATTCTTCTTGATGCCAGCTCCTTTCAGCACAAATCACTCAAAGCAAAATATCAGGGGTATTTCATGCCTTGAACCCACTCAAACTCAATGATATAAAACTTGACACACGTAGCATTAGTGTTTTAGAAAGTAGTTGCTCTGTTCTGCAATATCTAGTTCCTGCTAAGAAAATTCAATGGAACTGCAGAATTTTAATAAATCTGAGCCAGCCTTTTGGGATCGTTGATTCAAGtggatttaaatatttatatatatcagGTTCCAATGTGGCTATTAAAACATCATCATTGAACTCCAGCTTATCGGGTTTTTGAGTTTAGTTTTCCAGCCTAAAACCTTTTTATGTGGAAAACAAGGCAGGAAATGACCTTTTGTGATATGACTTTTTCTGCTGGTTATTCTatgacacacgcgcacacacacacacacacacggatatatatatatctacatgCACAAATACACCAAACGCTGCTTTCTTAATGTCCctgataaaaaacaaatgagaaatcaGTCAtgctatcattttttttattattgtgttCAATTATGTATGTCAGCTTCATtctcacctttttgttttttagtctTCCTTGCTTCCTCAGCATATTTCCGTTTTTCGTCCCCctgacaaccccccctcccgccccccctcctgctgtTCTCTCCTTAGTCAAACTCAGAGAAGTCCTCATGTGTTTTACCGCCATGACCTGATCAACCAGCTACAGCATAACCACGCTCTTGTCACCCTGGTGGCTGAGAACCTTTCTGCTTACATGGAGACCATGAGGCAGTTCTCCAAAGGTACGTAGTTGCAGTGCCGCGGTTATGTCGCATGCGTGCGTGCGGTCTGCAGTCTAACGGGTATGTGTGTGCTTTTACAGAAGAGCAGGCTGAGTTTGACCCTCAGACAGTCAGACCAGGAAGCCGCTACAGCCATGTGCAGGAAGTACAGGAGCGACTCAACTTCCTGAGGTACGTCATACCACGTTTTAATAGAAACTGCCTTAGTTATCAATCATATTCTGCATTAAAAGAGGCTTAACTTTGATCAGGATCAAATACCTCATCATGTGTTGGATCTGCTGCATTGTTTCTAGATCTTTTCAGTCACAGTCattgtaaaaaaacagcagctacACATTACATCTGCAGTCGCGTCCTTCATCTACTGAGCCACTCCATTAAAGTAGCTTGTTCAAGGACAAGCATGGGTAATTGGGGAGGAGCAAGTGGTACCCAGTGACTTCACCCCACCACCTACTATGATTCAAGTCTGGGAGAAACTAAATGACCGCCACAAGCATGCTTCTTTAACCTTCCAGCCACCAGTCCCTGTTATTGATTTCCCTCTTTATTTCAGGTTTTTGCTGAAAGACGGTCAGCTGTGGCTGTGTGCCCCTCAGGCAAAGCAGATCTGGAAGTGTTTGGCTGAGAACGCAGTGTTTCTCTGCGACAGAGAGGCCTGCTTCAAATGGTACGTTTTGATTTAAGGAATTccttacattttgaaaaagcagAATGCGTGTGTTTTTGAATGCTATATTTCCTTTTCCCCTGCCACCCAATAGGTACTCCAAGCTGATGGGCGATGAACCAGACCTGGACCCGGACATCAATAAAGACTTCTTTGAGAACAACGTTCTACAGTTGGACCCGTCTCTGCTGACGGAGAATGGCATGAAATGCTTCGAAAGGTTCTTCAAGGCTGTCAACTGCAGGGAGGGCAAGCTAGTGGCAAAGCGCAGGGCCTACATGATGGATGACCTGGAACTAATAGGCTTGGACTACCTCTGGcgggtgaggagagaaacaCTGCAATGGGCACACGCAGCCAGAGTTTACTCGGAGGGAAGCCGAATAGCGCAAAACATTTTTggcagtttgttttatttttgttgtatacTTTTTTATTAGCTTTTAAGAAACCCTTTGAAACCATCAAACTGAAAAAGCCATCTTAATTTAGTCACTTTGAGCACTATGTAAACCAATCTAAGTTTGCATGTCACAGAGAAGAAAAGCAATAGCCCTTGTTGGGAAACAAATTAGTGAGGATTAAGTTCTGACAGCATAACCAGGTACCGTGTGTGGTCCTGTTGTCCCCAAATAAAACTCAGTCAACGTAATTCCTTTCATTACCTAAGAAGATGGTATGTAGAACAACCTATTCCGAGAACACCTATCCGCCTAAATAAAGCCTTCCTCTGTCCCATAAAACATCTGAATTTGCTATGTTGCTTCTTACATTAGAAGGTTTGTGGCACTTAGTCGGGGTGATTAGGCATTTATTTCCAAAGACTTTGTCTTCATCCATTGTTGCTTGGTTTGAACCTCATTTGAAAGCAGTGGTTCACTACTACACACTTGTAGTCAAAGGACTTGACAATAAGGTATGAGTGGCACGgcatgtgtttttcttcccccGGACCCTTTCTGATTTGTCTGTTTGACATTCTTTCGCAAGAGATAAAACATCAATCCGGTAGTGCATTGCTCCGGGACTAATCTTGTAACAGGATACAATGCTGTCCCATAACCGCCTGGTGAAGAGCTAGTGCTGTTTGGAGCTCCGGAGCTAACGTTAAGAGATTCCATTAAATGGTGCTCATGCTCGATTCAGAAGGAGAACGCGTTCTCTGGAAGAACACTTAAACCAGAGGCCCGAGAAGCTCAATTCAGTTAGAAGCGGActtttcagacttttttttgaggggggagggggtgggtaTTATCATATGGGATACACTGTTTTATTCAACGTTCATGTTTTCATTGTTCAGTGAATAAAGTTCTCAAAAATGGTCAAAAACTTTCTGCTTGCAGAACATTTCGCATGCATGCAGACATGTTCGCATGCATGTCTGCTTATAACAAGGTAAACACTGCATAATTACCTCAATTTCCAGCTAATCCCCGTATATTCccatggaaagtttccaactttgaatattCACCGAATTTTGCCACCCTTGTCAGACCCGAGTTTTGGGATCCATTCCCCTCCCTGAGCCTTCGCCCTCCTTGAGTACGAGTGGACAATGAGCACTTCACTAAAGTGCTTCGTAGCGCCACGGACATGACTGCATGAGCGTGAAAGTCAAGTATGACGTATGAATTCATTCGTTCTAtattccctcctctctcccaggTGGTAATTCAGGGAAGCGATGACATCGCCAGCCGAGCCATAGACCTGCTGAAGGAGATCTACACCAACCTCGGACCAAAACTACAAGTCAATCAGGTAGATTGGTCGCTGTGTTTCAGTCGGAGCATACCTTTCTTCTGCTTAGGctattttgtttcttcatttttttttttccacatctgATTTGCTTCTTTCCAAATATAACTATTTAAAATCATTTGATGTGGTAAATTGTGTATCTTGAATGGTGTACCGGTTTCCTTTCAGGTTGAAATTCATGAAGATTTCATCCAGTCCTGTTTTGACCGTCTGAAGGCGTCCTACGACACGCTGTGTGTGTTGGATGGAGACAAAGACAGCATCAACTGCGCCCGTCAGGAGGCCATCCGCATGGTGCGAGTTCTCACTGTGCTCAAAGAGTACATCAATGAGTGTGACAGCGATTACCACGAGGAGAGGACTATACTTCCTATGTCAAGGTACAGCCACAAGATCAACCTGATGGATCACCCGGAGGTCCCTGTAATTCTCTATAAGTCTCTCATTGAAACACCTGTTTGTTTCTGCCAGTGACATTAGAAAAGGTGCCACGTCTTTGCTCTTTCAGCAAAACTTCAAGGTATCATGTtttccgttttttctttttttgcagagcCTTCCGAGGGAAGCATATCACATTGATCGTCCGCTTCCCCAACCAGGGGCGCCAGGTGGACGACTTGGACATCTGGTCACACACCAATGACACAATCGGTTCGGTCAGGCGGGGCATCCTCAATCGGATCAAAGCCAACGCAGCACACACAAAGATAGAGCTTTTCATCGGTGGGGAGGTTGTTGACCCAGCCGACGACAGGAAGCTGATTGGGCAGCTCAATTTGAAGGACAAAACGGTGAGACAGTTGCAAAAGCTCAAGCGGTTACATATTAATACCcaatagctttttttttaaacttttttaaaataagaattaaagaattaaattaaaaacgattaaatgtttctttttagaACAGAATTTacacaatattatttttttcatgtgtaGCTGATCACGGCCAAGCTGACGCAGGTGAGTGCCAACATGCCTTCAAGCCCGGACAGCTCATCTGACTCGTCCACTGGTTCCCCTGGTAACCACGGTAACCACTACAGCGATGGCCCTAACCCTGAGGTGGAGAGCTGTCTTCCTGGTGTGGTGAGTTAACGGCACACAGATACTGGAGTCTGCAACATTTAAGGAACCTTATTTGTTGAAGTATTCTTCCTTAAAATCCAGCCCCAGAAAATGCTGAAATCTGAAACGGCAGCTCGTTGAGCTTCTGCCCTGATGTCGAATCGTGTTTTGTGTTCCAACCCCTGTGTCAATAACACTGTGATCTATGACACTGCGGGTTGATCAGCAGGTGAACAGCATTACTGTTAACACGCCTCTGCCCTGTTTCACAGATCATGTCCCTGCATCTGCGCTACATCTCCTTCCTGTGGCAGGTGGCCGACCTGGGCTGCAACCTCAACATGCCGCTGCTCCGAGATGGAGCTCGAGTTCTCATGAAACTCATGCCCCCAGGTATACAGGAACCTGTGCTCTCCATATTGTCCAGCCAATTAAGGCGTGGAAATATTAAACGACTCACCCGGACGATCCTTATGTTCTGTCCTGTGTGCGCTCTAGATAATACCACGGTGGAGAATCTGCGAGCTGTGTGTCTGGACCACGCCAAGCTCGGGGAGAACAGCCTCAGTCCCTCGTTGGACTCTCGCTTCTTCGGCCCCTCACCCTCACAAGTGCTCTACCTCATCGAGGTGGGTCGCAGTTTGCTACTGCTTCACATGTGATAGATTATGTTCTCTTGACTGGCCTGTGAAGTAGCATAGAACCATTGTGGGCGGAATGGCGTTTTAACAGCAGGAGTAAAACTCCATTATGAATTATGCCAAGGTGACCAGGATATGCCACTGATCCGGTTTCGGTCCATGTCTGTTGATCTATAAAAATCCTCACACTCATCTTTGCCATGTTCCAGGTTGTTTATGCTTTGCTGATGCCAGCCAGTGCCACTCTGGGCGAGGACGCCAGTGACTTCCAGTACAACTTCTTAAAGAGTGGTGGACTGCCACTGGTGTTGAGCATGCTCACCAGGAACAACTTCCTCCCATCGGCAGACATGGAGACACGCCGTGGAGCTTACCTCAATGCGCTTAAGATCGCCAAGCTCCTGCTTACCGCCGTAGGCTTCGGGCATGTGAAGGCTGTGGCAGAGGCCTGCCAGCCCAACGCCGAGGGAAATATTCCTGTCTCACCGGTTAGGACACACACAATTCAATGCGTACCTGTGTGGTTCTTCATCTCCAACTCGTAATAATCTCTTTCCACGCTGCCATCTCCTTCCTTGCACTGTCAACAGATCAATCAGGCCACTCACGACCAGGCCCTGGTCCTCCAGAGTGCCCTGCAAAACATCCCTAATCCGGCCTCAGAATGCATGCTGCGCAATGTAGCCATCCGCCTGGCCCAGCAGATCTCTGATGAGGTCACAGAAAATGTAAGGAAATGGTTGGAGgtttgtaagaatagaatagcGGGAACTAGTGATAGTAATGCATTTTAGACAATAGTTTTTCATGGCACTATTGACAAAGAGATGACAATCTTATGGGACTACTTTTTTCACCAGAATTTCTTCCAGGCATCGAAGTACATCCCAGACATCTGTGTGATCCGAGCGGTACAGAAAATAGTGTGGGCATCAGGCTGTGGCACAGTGCAGCTCGTCTTCAGTTCAAATGAAGATATTAGCAAGATATACGAGAAGGTAAGTTCCCTTTGAATGTCGCTCCTTGTGAGGGTTTCagatctttgtttgtttgtagttCAGTTCTTTAAGCATAAGTAGCACATTAGAGGAGCAGTTGTGCACCACAGCGTTCCATAATAGATGCAGACAGTAAAAGCTTGCGGTACAACCAAGAGACAAAGTGCTCTTGCTGGGCTTTGTGGACTTTCAAGGGATAAGCAATGTCAAAAATACAACGCAGAGTATTTATTGTTCTTATTTCTCATCAGACCAATGCAGCTAAGGAGCCAGATGGGGAGGATGAGCAGGTGTGTTGCGAGGCCCTGGAGGTGATGACTCTGTGTTTTGCCCTCATGCCCACGGCTCTGGACACACTCAGCAAGGAGAAGGCTTGGCAGACCTTCATCATTGACCTGCTGCTACACTGCCACAGCAAGTAAGTACACCAGTCTGGCTTCCACGGCCAAAAGCAAAATTCCACTGACCTCCTCAACTCCAGCCGTTCATAGTTTTGATATTGTGATGTTGATAACTGTGTTCCACAGATCTGTGCGGCAAATGGCCCAGGAGCAGTTTTTCCTGATGGCGACTAGGTGCTGTATGGGTCATCGacccctcctcttctttatcACCCTCCTCTTCACCGTGCTGGGGGTGAGTGGCTATTGCCTCATCGATTGTCCGTGTTAATTGTTATAGTACATCACTCTAGTGTCAGAACGGTTAACTGCTCACAATACCCTAATTTTAAATTGCCCTGTGTCCAGAGTACAGCAAAGGAGCGAGCCAAACATGCTGGAGACTACTTCACTTTACTTAGACACCTTCTCAACTACGCctacaacagcaacatcaaccTGCCAAACGCTGAGGTGCTGCTCAACAACGAGATCGACTGGCTGAAGCGGATACGGGTAAAGCAGCCTGTTCATCGCTTTTTTCATCCCATGTGTTGTATTACGCACCGTATCAACGATGTAGCTCAGTGCGGCGGCAGATTTAATGGTACATGTCTCATGAACCAGGATGAGGTCAAGAGGACAGGGGAGACCGGTGTGGAGGAGACCATCCTGGAGGGTCACCTCGGGGTTACCAAAGAGCTTCTGGCCTTCCAGACACCAGAGAAGAAGTATTACATTGGCTGTGAGAAAGGAGGAGCTAATCTTATAAAGGTGAAACAAACCACACCTGAACATGTCATTACAGTTTCCTTTCTAATAACAGTACTCTGAGTaacgtttcctcctcctttatTAGGAGCTGATTGACGACTTCATCTTCCCGGCATCCAATGTCTACCTGCAGTACATGAAGAGTGGGGAGTTCCCCACGGAGCAGGCCATCCCAGTGTGCAGCACCCCTGCCTCCATCAACGCCGGCTTTGAGCTCCTGGTAGCACTGGCCGTCGGATGCGTCCGCAACCTCAAACAAATAGTCGACACCCTGACTGACATGTACTACTTGGGTATGTACACAGCGGTATGGCAGGTCCACTCGATGGATTGTAAACTACATCATGCATGAGGGTCTTGTCCCTTCTCCTTCCGCTCTCAGGCTGCGAGACGCTGACAGAATGGGAGTACCTGCCTCCGGTGGGGCCGCGGCCCAACAAAGGCTTCGTAGGTCTGAAGAACGCCGGAGCCACCTGCTACATGAACTCTGTCATTCAGCAGCTGTACATGATCCCTCCGATCCGCAACGGCATCCTGGCCATCGAGGGCACAGGCACCGATGTGGATGATGACATGTCGGGGGATGAAAAGCAGGAGAATGAGGTAAAGCATGGGGGGGTGGTGTTGTGCTTAATTTACCAATCCTGTCATCATTTTCCACATTACATTTGAGTCTTGTGTCCCTGTCCACACAATGGACATGCGGTGGAAAATAGTAATTAACATTTTTTCCTCTGTATGTTTGGTCTCTACAGAGTAACGTGGATCCTCGCGACGAGGTGTTCAGCTACCACCATCAGTTTGACGATAAACCCTCCAGTAAGTCGGAAGACAGAAAAGAGTACAACATTGGGGTACTTCGTCACCTGCAGGTCATCTTTGGACACCTGGCTGCGTCCAGACTTCAGTACTATGTCCCCAGGGGATTCTGGAAACAGTTCAGGTATTGCTCAGACACTCGGTAATGAATGTTCCTGCTTGGCAGTTGCCGGTGTCTTACCGTCTCATCTCCGTACCATCTGTCGTAGGTTATGGGGTGAGCCGGTGAACTTGCGGGAGCAGCACGACGCGCTGGAGTTCTTCAACTCTTTGGTGGACAGTCTGGACGAAGCCCTTAAAGCCCTGGGCCACCCCGCCATGCTGAGCAAGGTGCTGGGCGGGTCCTTTGCCGACCAGAAGATCTGTCAGGGATGCCCCCACAGGTGAGTGCGGTCCTCCCGTGCGCCGTCCCTAGAATAATAAAACTTGTGTTGTCACACTGCTAATGATGTTTTGCGTTGCCAGGTATGAGTGTGAGGAGTCGTTCACAACACTCAACGTGGATATTCGAAACCACCAGAACCTGCTGGACTCGATGGAGCAGTATGTCAAAGGAGATCTTCTTGAGGGAGCGAACGCCTACCACTGTGAAAAGTGCAATAAGAAGGTGAGAATGAAGCCCCCCCGATAGTTGAATGCAATAACGAAGTCCCATGGTATCACTTTAACTTTGACATGTTCTCTCTTGGCCAGGTGGACACGGTGAAGCGCCTGCTGATCAAGAAGCTGCCGCCCGTCCTGGCCATCCAGCTGAAGCGCTTCGACTACGACTGGGAGAGGGAGTGCGCCATCAAGTTCAACGACTACTTTGAGTTCCCCAGGGAGCTGGACATGGAGCCGTACACGGTAGCTGGTGTGGCAAAGCTCGAGGGCGACGACGTCAACCCGGAGAACCAGGTGATCCAACAGAACGAGCCCTCCGAGCCCACGCCGCCCGGCAGCTCCAAGTACCGCCTGGTTGGAGTGCTGGTCCACTCGGGCCAGGCCAGCGGCGGCCACTACTACTCCTACATAATCCAGAGGAACGGTGGGGACGGCGAGAAGAACCGCTGGTACAAGTTCGACGACGGCGACGTGACCGAGTGCAAGatggacgacgaggaggagatgaagaaccAGTGCTTCGGAGGGGAATACATGGGCGAGGTGTTCGACCATATGATGAAGAGAATGTCGTACCGGAGGCAGAAGCGCTGGTGGAACGCCTATATCCTGTTCTACGAGCGCATGGACTCACTGGACAAAGACAGCGAGCTGGTCAAATACATCTCTGAGTTGACCATCTCCTCCACCAAGCCTCACCAGGTCAAGATGCCCGGCGTCATCGAGTGCAGCGTCCGCAAGCAGAACGTCCAGTTCATGCACAACCGAATGCAATACAGCCTGGAATATTTCCAGTTCATTAAGAAACTTCTGACCTGTAACAGTGTCTATTTAAACCCTCCTCCAGGTAGGCTCCTATCCTCAGTGTGTGCTGCTGATTCATGAATCAGTGGATTATGTATTATTGTATATTCATTGACTAGGACAAAATGAATCTAGGTTAACATCAACCAAAACCAAAGGGTGGaatgttttggaaaatgtgTGGCTAGTTTCACTTTTGCTTTTCCATTTCACCAGGTAAGTTTTCTCACTGCAATTAAACACCTCTGAAAAAAGGTGTAGAAAACTTGTTACAAAGTACTCGTAAACAATATCAAGTAGGTTATCATAAGGAGCCGCACAAGTACTTGGTGTTAATGTCTGTTGCTTTAAGCTGGTTCAGCCCTTCGTGTGTTGCACATAACTCCTCATGACTCTGCATATCCACAAGGAGGAAGTCTGCTTCCTAGCTCCTCTTAGCAATATAGCAGCAGCCATTCTGATTGTATCCCTACACTTTGTCCTGCGTCTCTCAAATCTATTTCAAGTTCTGTAAATGTACAGCATCCCAGTAGAAATAATTGGTGGTCAGTAGCGTTTAGAACAGGCTTCCCAGAAATGCTCTGCctctttaaatgtattattaatagAGCCACCGCCCCGTAATGTTCCACAGGAAAATTCATTTTTGAGGGCAGTCACTAGTATATTTTTGTGTCCATTAAGGATAagtttgtgtggttttattttttattgcgtTTCAGCAGGAGCAAAGAAACATGAAAAagtattgatttgatttttagaCTATTATTCTTTTAGACGGTGAAAGTGtgatgataatatatatatatatatatataatatatatatatatatatatatatatatatatatatatataaatatatatatataatatatatatatcaaatctATCCTCTTAGTTCACTGGATTGAAGAAGGATTAATTCAGTGTCTTTTTACCACAGTGATGAGATCCATACGTTATTGCAGTCACAGTATTTGTGTTCTCCAGCACATCAGACTTTGATGGAAACAATGACTGGAGTAGACGTGCTGACAGCTTACATTTGAAAGAAGTTTACATCGCG
The window above is part of the Gasterosteus aculeatus chromosome 16, fGasAcu3.hap1.1, whole genome shotgun sequence genome. Proteins encoded here:
- the usp9 gene encoding ubiquitin carboxyl-terminal hydrolase 9X isoform X1, producing MTATTRGSPVGGNDSQGQAPDAQSQPPLPQNQASSPNSSNENSPVSPPDEQGQGDGLPQPEEEEPAFPHTDLAKLDDMINRPRWVVPVLPKGELEVLLEAAIDLSKKGLDVKCEACQRFFRDGLTISFTKILTDEAVSGWKFEIHRCIINNTHRLVELCVAKLSQDWFPLLELLAMATNPHCKFHIYNGTRPSETVPAGAQMADDELFARPPDPRSPKGWLVDLINKFGTLNGFQMLHDRFMSGQALNVQIISALIKAFGQCYEFLTLHTVKKYFLPVIEMVPQFLENLTDEELKKEAKNEAKNDALSMIIKSLKNLASRVPGQEETVKNLEIFRLKMILRLLQISSFNGKMNALNEVNKVISSVSYYTHRHNPEEEEWLTAERMAEWIQQNHILSIVLRDSLHQPQYVEKLEKILRFVIKEKALTMQDLDNIWAAQAGKHEAIVKNVHDLLAKLAWDFSPEQLDHLFDCFKASWTNASKKQREKLLELIRRLAEDDKDGVMAHKVLNLLWNLAHSDDVPVDIMDQALSAHIKILDYSCSQVHDRDTQKIQWIDRFIEELRTNDKWVIPALKQIREICSLFGEAPQNLRKKMPINIQTNLVGQTQRSPHVFYRHDLINQLQHNHALVTLVAENLSAYMETMRQFSKEEQAEFDPQTVRPGSRYSHVQEVQERLNFLRFLLKDGQLWLCAPQAKQIWKCLAENAVFLCDREACFKWYSKLMGDEPDLDPDINKDFFENNVLQLDPSLLTENGMKCFERFFKAVNCREGKLVAKRRAYMMDDLELIGLDYLWRVVIQGSDDIASRAIDLLKEIYTNLGPKLQVNQVEIHEDFIQSCFDRLKASYDTLCVLDGDKDSINCARQEAIRMVRVLTVLKEYINECDSDYHEERTILPMSRAFRGKHITLIVRFPNQGRQVDDLDIWSHTNDTIGSVRRGILNRIKANAAHTKIELFIGGEVVDPADDRKLIGQLNLKDKTLITAKLTQVSANMPSSPDSSSDSSTGSPGNHGNHYSDGPNPEVESCLPGVIMSLHLRYISFLWQVADLGCNLNMPLLRDGARVLMKLMPPDNTTVENLRAVCLDHAKLGENSLSPSLDSRFFGPSPSQVLYLIEVVYALLMPASATLGEDASDFQYNFLKSGGLPLVLSMLTRNNFLPSADMETRRGAYLNALKIAKLLLTAVGFGHVKAVAEACQPNAEGNIPVSPINQATHDQALVLQSALQNIPNPASECMLRNVAIRLAQQISDEVTENNFFQASKYIPDICVIRAVQKIVWASGCGTVQLVFSSNEDISKIYEKTNAAKEPDGEDEQVCCEALEVMTLCFALMPTALDTLSKEKAWQTFIIDLLLHCHSKSVRQMAQEQFFLMATRCCMGHRPLLFFITLLFTVLGSTAKERAKHAGDYFTLLRHLLNYAYNSNINLPNAEVLLNNEIDWLKRIRDEVKRTGETGVEETILEGHLGVTKELLAFQTPEKKYYIGCEKGGANLIKELIDDFIFPASNVYLQYMKSGEFPTEQAIPVCSTPASINAGFELLVALAVGCVRNLKQIVDTLTDMYYLGCETLTEWEYLPPVGPRPNKGFVGLKNAGATCYMNSVIQQLYMIPPIRNGILAIEGTGTDVDDDMSGDEKQENESNVDPRDEVFSYHHQFDDKPSSKSEDRKEYNIGVLRHLQVIFGHLAASRLQYYVPRGFWKQFRLWGEPVNLREQHDALEFFNSLVDSLDEALKALGHPAMLSKVLGGSFADQKICQGCPHRYECEESFTTLNVDIRNHQNLLDSMEQYVKGDLLEGANAYHCEKCNKKVDTVKRLLIKKLPPVLAIQLKRFDYDWERECAIKFNDYFEFPRELDMEPYTVAGVAKLEGDDVNPENQVIQQNEPSEPTPPGSSKYRLVGVLVHSGQASGGHYYSYIIQRNGGDGEKNRWYKFDDGDVTECKMDDEEEMKNQCFGGEYMGEVFDHMMKRMSYRRQKRWWNAYILFYERMDSLDKDSELVKYISELTISSTKPHQVKMPGVIECSVRKQNVQFMHNRMQYSLEYFQFIKKLLTCNSVYLNPPPGQDHLLPEAEEIAMISAQLAARFLFSTGFHTKKVVRGPASDWYDALCILLRHSKNVRYWFAHKVLFAYPNRFSEYLLECPSAEVRGAFAKLIVFIAHFSLQDGPCPSPTASPGPSTQGCDNLSLSDHLLRAVLNLLRREVSEHGRHLQQYFNLFVMYANLGLAEKTQLLKLNVPATFMLVALDEGPGPPIKYQYAELGKLYTVVSQLVRCCDVSPRMQSSINDELLSVSPGNPPLPNPYGDTNLTTPVMPVQQLVAEILFVRTSYVKKIIEDCSNSEETVKLLRFSCWENPQFSSTVLSELLWQVAYSYTYELRPYLDLLLQILLIEDSWQTHRIHNVLKGIPDDRDGLFDTIQRSKNHYQKRAYQCIKCMVALFSNCSVAYQILQSNGDLKRKWTWAVEWLGDELERRPYTGNPQYTYNNWSPPVQSNETSNGYFLERSHSARMTLAKACELCPEELKCTQGSPGKEPDEQEAPDDQDSSPPEDTSLYPHSPGTAQFQQNNHPHGQPYTGPAAQHMNNPQRPGPASAPTPGPSQTAPGPSPTPGPRAQENWESTEEVAPAPAPAPTPAPVPTTSTTPAPAQPKE